Genomic segment of Bacteroidetes Order II. bacterium:
GTTTTGTGCGCTCGATGACACAGATGTGGAGTTTAGCATCAAAGTTTGGACGCAGGCGCACGATCCCGTTTTGTCTGACTTGGCCGACCGATTTGTGAACCGAAGGTTACTCCGTGTACAATTTGGCGAGCAACCACCTTCAGAAACGGTGCTCCAAAAAATTCGGTCACGTGTTATAGACTGGCTTACGAAGACCAAGCACCTATCGGGTACCAAGGCCGAAAATGTCTTACCTTTTTATTTTGAACATAAATTGGTACGGGTAAAAGGCTATGGAAAAATAACAGATACAATACAAGTAGTAGATCGGTATGATCGGGTTATGGAACTTTCTGCTGTGGCCGATAACGCCATCATCCGGGCCTTGGCAGAACCACAGGAAAAATGGTATATCGCCTTTCCTAAGGAGGTGGAAGTGGAAGATGTGTGGATGAACTAATCCGGAGCCGATACCCTTAATGGTGTAGAACCCAGCTCGGAGGCTTGTGCAAGCGCTATTGTCAAGGACTCGAAAGAAGGCCAATTTGTACGGGTTAGTTCAAAGACTTCCGGCCCGAAGTTTACGGTGCAGCGGTCTGGGCTTTTGGCCATAAATCCCGTAACCCAAAAAGGTGCCCCGGAAAGCCCTTGAGAAACCTCCCAAATGGTTCGAATGTGTGCCACGTCTTCTTCAATGATGATCTCTGCTGGTTGACGGTGTACATATCCGGTTAGCCAGCCATAAAGTGCCAGCGCACCCAAGCCCAATCCGCCAAGTAAATATGGTAAACCATCATGTCCTTGCAGGGCGGTTAGCAAAGTGAAAAACATCAGGGTTCCCATCCAGCCCAGCCATAAGGGGAGCCACAGGGTCTGGGTAGATTTTATATAGGAAGAACCCTCCTGAAAAAATGCGGAACGAAAATAATGGGGCGGCGATGCGATAAGAGTAGTCGTTTCCATATGGCGTGTATGCAGTATTGTTTCCTTAAAGTCTGAGACGTCTAAAGGTTCCGGTTTAAGGCGGAAATTATGCGCATACAAGAATCTCACCTGAAGCCATGTGACCAAATTGTTAAGCGAAGCGGCAAGAAAATACATTCACCTTCTAAAGTCCTTAAGTCATGACTCAGCTATACAAAGTTATGGCTATCTGTTTTGTCCTCACAAACATAATTGTTGATAATAAAACAGTAGCACAAAATTTGCCTGCTCAAATGCAGTTCACTTCAGGCGGTACCATGTTGAAAACAGGAGGCCGTGACTTGGGCGGTTTATACGACGAAAGCATCATCCGAACCATTGAATTGAATTTCTCCGAATCCAATTGGTGGGCGCTACTCACCCAAAATTACGCCTCTAAAACGGATCTGATTGGTACAATGACCGTAGGTGGGCAGACCTTTCAAAAAGTAGGTGTTCGCTTTAAGGGACAAACCTCTTATAATACCGGAACTTCCCAAAAAAAATCGTTTAACATTACGCTGGATGCGCAGGTAGAAGACCAAAACTGGTTGGGCTACAAAACCTTGAACCTGAACAATGCGTTTGATGATCATTCATTTATGCGGGAAGTGCTATACCTCAAGCAAATCCGGAAGCACATTCCGGCTGCACAAGCGAATTATGTGAAGCTAATGATCAACGGCGTAGATTGGGGAATTTATGCCAATGTACAGCAGTTGGACAAAGCCTTTATCCGAGAATGGTTTCGGAACGACAATGGGACCCGGTGGCGTGCAGATGCACCCACAACCGGAACGGGTGGACCTGGTGGGCCTGGGGGTGGTGGCTGGGGCGATGGAACAGCTGCCATCAACTATTTAGGGACCGATACCACAGCCTACCAAAAATACTATACCCTGAAATCAACAAAAAGGAGCAAGCCTTGGGAGGATTTGGTGCAGGCCGCTGCCACTCTCAACAATACGACATTGACAGACCGTACCACACAATATCCGGTTTCACTTGATGTGGATCGGATTCTATGGCACTTGGCCAGTGAAGACCTGTTTTCGGATGATGATAGCTACATCTACAAAGGGAAAATGGACTATTATCTGTATTGGGATAAAGAAACAGGACGATTGCTGACGCATGAATACGACGGAAATAGCGTTATGAAGTCCAATACTTCATCATGGAGTCCGTTTTATAATGAAACCAAGGTCAATTACCCGCTCATGAACAAAGTCTTGGCTGTACCCGCTTATCGCCAGCGGTATTTGGCTCATCTGCGGACTTTGATGAAAGATGCGTTCGATCCAGTTTCGATTGGGGCACAGATTGATACATATTTCAACTTGATTAAAGAGCCGATAAATGCAGACCCCAAAAAACGCATGACCTACACAGCTTTTACGAATGAAATTCAGGTGCTAAAAAATTTTGTCAATAACCGGAGAACGGCACTATTGGCCAATGCAGAGGTGAGCCGGACCGGAATTACCTTAGATGGCGTAACCCTGACATCCGATTTGGGTGCTGGGAAAGCGCCTGCGCCATTAAAACCTGCCCGGATTACCGTCAGGGCAACCGGAAATGCCAAAGGGATAAACCTATATTTTGGAAATGGTTTGGAGGGTACATTTACACAAGTGGCTATGGTTGACGATGGCTTACATAATGATGGGGCAGCCGGTGACCAAGTCTATGGAGCCGAAATTCCGGGCTATGGTGCGGGTTCCTGTGTACGATATTATTTTGAAGGCATTGCAAATGATGGTTTTCAAACAGCAACGTATCTGCCGGAAGGAGCTGAACACGAACTGTATGTTTATCAAGTACCCATTCAAGCGATCTCAGCTACAACGGTGGTCATCAATGAACTGATGGCGCAAAACACAAAAACAGTTGCCGACGAAGTTGGGGAGTATGAAGACTGGATCGAACTATACAATACAACGAATTCTAATATTGACTTAAGTGGTTATTTTTTAACGGATAAAGAAGATAATATAGGAAAATGGACGTTGCCTAATGGCACCATTATTCCGGCAAACGGATACCTAATTGTATGGGCAGACGAGAACGGAAGCCAAGGTGCGCTCCATGCAAACTTTAAGTTATCGGCATCCGGTGAAGCAGTTATCTTGTCTGATCCTGCCAAACAAATTGTGGATCAGGTAACATTTGGTGTACAGGAAGCAGATAAAAGCTATGCCCGAAACCCAAATGGAATAGGTAATTTTGTGATACAAAATCCAACATTCAAAAACGACAATACCGGAACAACCGCTACCCAAACCGAACCCATTGCACGTTTTCAACTCGCCACCTACCCTAATCCGGTCCGCGACCAACTTCATGTAAAAGTTCAATCGGTCTCTAACAAACCTGTTGCCCTTAAACTCTATAATATTCTGGGCCAGATGGTTTGGCAGGGCGAAGCACAAGATCAGATTTTGGTAAACCTGTCAGGATTTCCAACAGGTCTGTATATCTTGAGAAGCCCAAGCCATCAACAAAAAGTGATGGTGGTGCGCTAATGGTCTATTAAAGCATCATAAAGGACGGATCTTTTGGGATTCGCCTTTTTTTGTGTCTTTTCCCGTTAAAATTCTTTTGCTCTCATGGCTCCGGAATAGCGATCTTAGACCATATGTTACCTAACCACACCTTTTATACCTCTCACGAATCGGAACCTCTCCGAAACCTCGTGGTACTGGGTTCAACCGGTTCCATTGGTACACAAACCCTTGAAATTGCCTGCCTCTTTCCGGAGAACATTCGTATTGTAGCGCTTACGGCGGGGAAAAATGCGGATCTCCTCATTCGGCAAGCCCAACAGTTTAAGCCAAAATTGGTGGTCATCGGGGATGAAACGCAGTATGCATACGTTCGTGAAGCCCTACATGGAACGCCCACCAGGGTGGCAACTGGCGCCGAAGGGATCGAAGAAGCTGCAATCCATCCGGATGCAAATTTGGTGGTGGCAGCCATGGTCGGCTATGCGGGTTTGGCACCAACGATTGCTGCGATGAAAGCCGGAAAAGATATTGCCCTTGCCAATAAAGAAACCTTGGTGGTGGCCGGCAAACTAATTGCAGAACTGGCCCGACAAACGGGAACCGCTGTATTACCTGTGGATTCCGAACACTCCGCAATTTTTCAATGCCTGTTGGGTGAGCCTGAAAAAGCGGTAGAAACCTTAATCCTGACGGCCTCTGGAGGCCCCTTTCGGACACGCTCCGCCTCCGACTTTGCCACCATCACCAAAGCCGAAGCCTTAAAACACCCAAACTGGGACATGGGGGCAAAAATCACCATAGACTCCGCAACCATGATGAACAAGGGGCTGGAAGTGATTGAAGCCCGGTGGCTGTTTGATATTGAACCTGAAAAAATTCAAGTAGTAGTGCATCCACAATCCATTATCCATTCGATGGTCTTGTTTTGTGATGGCTCTACGAAGGCCCAACTTGGCGTACCAGATATGAAAGTACCCATTCAATATGCCCTGACCTACCCCCGACGTTGGGCGGCACCACATGAACGGCTTAACTGGTCTCAGATTCGGTCGTTGGAATTTGAAACCCCAGATTTTGATAAGTTCCCATCCCTCCGTTTGGCATTCGAGAGCCTAGACAGGGGAGGCGTGGCCCCGGCAGTGCTCAATGCGGCTAACGAGGTGGCAGTGGGGTTGTTCTTACAAGAAACCATTCGTTTTGCCGATATTCCAGCCCTTGTGGAAAAAGCCCTTGGACGGATCCAGCATGAGGGAGGCATAGATTTAGACGTGCTTCGGTCTGTGGATTCTGAAACAAGACGTTTTGTTGGGGAACTTGTTTAGCCGATAGTGCATTTTAACCCCGCCTTTCGTATTTTCCGAAGTTTTAACAACCATCCAAAAAATTCATGCAGGATATATTGAGTTCTTTAGGCTCTGTTGGAAATGTATTAACCTATGTTTTCTGGGTGATTCTCGCACTGTTTATTCTGGTGCTGGTTCATGAAATGGGGCACTTCCTCTCTGCCAAAGCATTTGGAATGCGGGTAGAGCGGTTTTCAATCGGTTTTCCTCCCAAGATTCTTGGTAAACAAATCGGTGAAACGGAGTATGTAATTGGGGCAACCCCTTTAGGGGGGTACGTCAAAATCTCTGGAATGATTGATGAGAGTATGGATACCGGCTTTGTGGAAGGGGTACCTGAGCCTTGGGAATTCCGGGCCAAGCCAGTCTGGCAAAAGATGGTGGTCATAACCGCCGGGGTTATTTTTAACATGATTCTCGCAATCATTATCTTTTCTACCCTCAAACTTACGTATGGCGAACCATATATCCCGATTGAGCAAATTGCGCAGTTTTCGGTGGAGGAAGGCTCTTTGGCCTATGATATGGGGCTGCGGACGGGGGACCGCATCGTTGCCGTGAATGGGAAACAGGTGAAACGACATACCGATATCTTGAATATTGGTGTCTTGATGGCCGATAATCCTTCGATTACAGTGAATCGGAATGGTAATAAAATTACCTTGAATGCCCCTCCGGCGATGGTTTCTAAACTATCCAAAGCACAAGGAAATTTTGGGATCACGCCCTATTTCCATTCTCGCATTGGCGAAGTGGTTCCAGACATGCCCGCAGAAAAAGCAGGGCTTAAGGCAAATGACAAAATTGTGGGGATTAACGGAAATCCGATTCGCTTCTGGGAAGAAATGACGGATGCGCTTAAAAACTCCCAAGGCAAACCGCTGGACGTTAAATGGGTACGGAGTGCGAAAAATGGCGTCAATGATACGCTTTCTGCGACCATCGTTCCCAAGAAAGAAGGCGAGTCATACTTATTGGGTGTTGGACGATCTGCAACTGCAATTGAATACTTTTCGTTGGGAGGAGCCATTGCCGCAGGTACACGCGAAACCTGGACCAATGCTACGGGAACGCTGCTGATGTTCAAAAAACTGATCATGGGTCAGGAAAATGTCCGGGATGCGCTTGGTGGCCCTGTGATGATTGCGCGAGAAACCAAACGCGCAGCAGACCAAGGGGCTTATTCTTTCTGGCGTATCGTGGCCTTGCTTTCCGTCACCCTTGCCGTTGTCAATATCCTGCCTATTCCGGCGCTGGATGGTGGACATCTGGTCTTTTTGATCTATGAAGCCATTGCCCGAAAAGAACCTTCGCCGCGCTTCCGGATGATTGCACAGCAGGTGGGGATGGTTCTCTTGCTTGCATTGATGGTTTTCTTGGTATTTAATGATGTCTTACGCATTCTGTAATTAAAAAGACCTTATCTTCTCTTGATTAAAGCTCCTGCTTTGGTTTTAAGGCAGGAGCTTTTGTTAAAAGAACCGAAACTTCCCTATTTGGGAGGGAGACCACATGGAAACCGAAGTTATTCGTCTCTCTAAGACAGAACAGACCATAGAAGACCGGAATCGTCAGCATTCTCTTAAGAAACAGGGTGAAATTCCGGAACACATCGCCATTATTATGGATGGAAATGGGCGATGGGCAAAAAAACAAGGTTGGAAGCGTGTGTTTGGGCATCGGGAAGGCATTCACTCCGTTCGCGACATCACCGAAGCGTCTGCGCAATTGGGGGTAAAATTCCTAACCCTATATACCTTTAGTGCCGAAAATTGGAACCGTCCGCAAGAAGAAGTGAGGGCATTAATGGAATTGCTTGTTACAACAATCCGTAAAGAGGTTCCTGTTTTGGATGAGAACAATATCCGTGTCAATACCATCGGAGACAGAGAGGCATTACCTCCTCTGGCCCGACGGGAAATGGACGAAGCCATGCAGATTACCGCAAAAAATACAGGTATGACACTAACCCTTGCACTTTCTTATAGCGGAAGGCAAGAAATTGTAGAAGCGGCTCGTAACATAGCAAAAAAAGTGTCTAACGGCATGTTGTCTGCCGAGGCTATTACGACTGATATTCTAGCACAACACCTGTACACCGCCACAATACCAGATCCATCCCTTATGATTCGCACAGGAGGGGAAATGCGTGTGTCCAACTTTTTGTTATGGCAAATTGCCTATACGGAATTTTATATCACGGATACCTATTGGCCAGATTTTCGGCGGGCTGAGCTATACCAGGCGGTGGCCGAGTATCAGCAGCGCGATCGGCGCTTTGGTGGAGTGAAAACCTAAATTAGCCCCCACATACAATAACACGCGATGTGTATCCGTTCTTTTCCGGATACCATTTTGTCAAACCGGATGATTCTACGGATGCGCGGGTTATCCATCCCTTTTGTCCCTCTTAGGTTAACAGACTTTGAAACACCCATTTTGTATGTTCAGAATTTTAAGTAGTTTAATACTAACCTTTTGTTTATTGATCAATTTGGTTCATGCCCAAACGACCCAACCAGAACCGAAATATCGCATTCTGGGCATTACCGTTGAAGGGGCTTCCGACGAGAATACCCGTCGGGTGGTGTCTCAGTCGAGTGGTCTTGCAGTAGGGCAAGAGGTCACCATTCCCGGAGACGAAAAGTTTTCGGATGCGGTTAGAAGGTTATATCGTCTGGGATCTTTTTCCGATATTTCGGTGGTGGCAGAACGGATCATTGATCAGGGTGCCTACTTGGTCATTCGGGTTAAGGATGAGCCGTTATTGGGGGAATATGCAATTACGGGTGTCCGAAAGTCCCAGAATGACGAACTCCGCAAGAAAATTGATTTATTACGAGGCAGACCTGTTAAGCCTGCGGATGTTGCCGTTGCTCGTCAACGCATTTTGGACCATTTTCAAGCCAAGGGAAACAGCTTGGTAAAAGTGGAGGTGGAAACCAAAATGGGTGATGATGGACGGAAAAACCTAACATTTAAGGTTGAACGTGGCCCCACATTGGAGGTCAAACAAATTGAAATCGTTGGGAATGAGTCCATTTCAAGCGCCCGCATCAAACGTAAAATGAAAGACGTGAAGGAAGATAAGTGGTGGCGCTTTTTTAAAAAAAATACGTTTAACCGTGATAAGTTCGATGAAGCCCTTACTAAAGTGGTGGGAATGTACACCGAAAGAGGGTTTTATGCTGCTCATGTCGTGAAAGATTCCGTGTTTGTCTTTAGAGATGAAAAAGGAAAACCAGGCATGAAAGTTCGTTACGTACTGAATGAAGGTCCAAAATACCACATCCGTAAAATTGATTGGAACGGCAATACCGTTTATACCGATGATCAACTCTCCGTTGCATTGGGTCTTCAGAAAGGACAACCTTATAATTCTAAACGGTTGGAACAAAACCTGTATATGACCAAAGAAGGGTCCGATGTTTCCAGCCTTTATATGAACCGAGGATACATGCAATTCCGTGTGATGCCAGAGGTTTTACAAGTCCCGGGTGATTCATTGGATCTGGTGTTTGATCTCTTCGAGGGGGATGTATTTCGGTTCGGGCAAATTAATATTGCGGGCAATTCTAAGACGAAAGACCACGTAGTCCGCCGCGAACTCAATACCGTTCCCGGCTCCATCTTTAGCCGTAGTGACCTGATAGACAGCCTAAACCGTCTGTCTCAACTCAAGTACTTTGACCAGCAAAAATTGTATGGGGCCGATGCCATTGGTCAAAATATTGATCCCGAAAAAAAGACGGTGGACATTACATATAATCTGGCAGAGGTCAGTACAGATCAACTTCAGTTTTCTGGCGGCTGGGGAGGTTCTACGGTGGGGCTTATCCTCCAACTGGGAGTGACCTTTAATAATTTTTCTATTCAGAATACCTTTAATAAAAAGGCATGGAAACCGCTCCCTGCCGGAGATGGTCAGCAGTTTGCCGTCAGTGTTCAAGCAAGTGGTCGTTCTTATCAAAGTGGTAGCATTTCGTTTACAGAACCTTGGTTTCGTGGCAAACCACGTCCTATCGGTTTGTCGGTTTCTTATAACCGGTATAACCTAAATGCCTTACGCTATAGCAGCTACTATGGCCTTCCGATTGAGCAAGAGGAAACAACCGATAAACGGGAATTCTCAACGATTTCGGCCCAAGGGTCTTATGGACTTCGTTTGGCTTGGCCTGATCCTTACTTCCAGACTTCTTCCGCATTGGCGTATCGGCGGTATAACGTAAATTTCACCGGGGTAACGTCCTATTATGGATTACCTGTGGGCATTAATCAAGAGGTCTCTTTTACCCAGAGTCTGTCGCGAGATACACGGTTTCCAGCCATTTTCCCAAGAGAAGGCTCTAGTGCCGTCCTTTCGGTCTCCGTTGCACCGCCAATCTCTAATTTTATTCAGTACCACAAATGGAATTTTAAAAGCAATTACCTGATTCCCATAACCGGAGGTCTTTCTTTTTCGGCCAGTGCAGACTTTAGCTATGTGGGTTCACTAAATAGCAAAAAGCCGAACTTCGGCCTCTATCAAGTGGGTGGAGGGCCAATGGATTCACAGTATAATTATGATTTTGGGACGGAACGGGTGTTTTTACGGGGGTATCCTCTTTCCACAATCACACTGTTTCAATCGGACGGCTCACGAATTGGCGGAAGTTTATTAAACAAATACACCACCGAGTTGCGCCTTTTGGCTGTTCGCTCGCAGCAATTTACGCTTGAGCCATATGTGTTTTTTGATGCGGCCAATGTATATGATGGATTCGCCGCATGGAGCCCGTCCAGTTTGTACCGCTCTCTCGGAGTAGGTGGGCGGATATTTTTACCAATTCTTGGCATGGTGGAAGTTAGCTATGGGCGTAACCTTGATCCGTTTATTGATGGAACCAGCATGAATAAAGGAAGTTGGAGGCCTCAATTCACGATTGGTGGAAGTTTTTAACGGATAAAAGAGAGAAAATCTTTTTTGTCTTTTCGTGAAACAATGCGGCACCCTCATCACCCAAGCTGTATCTTTCATTATCTAAACCATTTTGCCATGAAGAAAAGTATCTTCCTTATCGCGTTTATCGCACTTGTCTGGAACACGGATAGCGTTTTGGCACAACAAAAAATTGCGTACATTCGCTCCGAGTTCATTCTTGGTAAATTACCGGAATATGCCAGTGTGCAACAAAAATTAGATCGCCTAACCCAAGACTGGGAAGGAGAACTACGCCGTAAAAAGCAAGAAAATGACGAGCTATTCCGTGAATATCAGGCGCGAGAGCTATTATACACCCCCGAAAACCGAAATGCCAAACGCCAAGAAATCATCGAAAAGGAACGGGTACTCGAAGACCTGAGACGTCGCTATTTTGGACCAGAAGGAGAGTTGTTCAAACAACAAGAAGGCTTGATGAAGCCCATACAAGAGCGTGTGCTTACAGCAGTCGAGAAAGTGGCCCAACGAGATGGCTATGACTATGTATTTGATAAAAATGGCGACTTTGTATTTGTCTTTACGAAAGATCAGTTCGACCTGAGCGAACTTGTTTTGAAAGAACTGGGGATAGATTTGCGTAATATCAATGCACAGCCTCGCCCTAACCGAGACTGATCTCCTATTGAACCTTGTAACCTAAATCTTTGATAAACCAAACATCATGAACCACATTAAAAAGGCGTTTTTCCTCTTGGTCGTGCTCCTAGGAGTAAGCCAATCCCCAGTAGCAGCACAAACCCCAAAAATCGGTTATACTGAGCCGGGGCTTATTCTAACCCAAATGCCGGAGTATCGCTTAGTTTTACAAAAGTTAGATGCCGAATACCAGATGAGCGACGCCGAAATCCGCCTCAAAGCCCAGGAGTTTCAGACTAAATTGGACGACTATCAGCGGAAAGCCGCTTTTATGTCGGACTCTACGAAGGCACAAACCGAACGGGAACTCACTTCGTTGCAGGAAGCGGTCCAGCAAATGCAGCAGGACAAAACCCAATTGCTGCGTCAAAAAGAAAGTGAAATGCTTCAACCACTTTTTGACAAAATCTCGGAGGCCATCAATACCGTTGCAAAAGAGAAAAATTTAGAATATGTCTTCTCTACACGAGTTTCGGAGTCTGGGCCAGTGTTGCTTTATTCCAAAGACGAGTCTGCCGACATCACACGGGCCGTAATGGAGAAGTTGGGCATCAAAGTAGAGGCAGCAACTCCTGCCGCCAATAAACCTGCTTCCAACGGGAACAGGCCTGCCCCTTCGGGCAACAATAAGCCCAAAAACTAAACGATTGGTATTTAACGGCTCTTTCCTTTTGGCAAGGGCCGTTTTTTTTGTTGTGCCCAGTCCTAAAATTGCCTAAATTCCGCAATAGGTAAAAACCATTCAGCCCTTTTACCGTCCTTTTCCCACCATGTATGAATTATAAAACTTGCAGCCAAGAGGTTACGAAGTGCTCTGTTTTTGCGGCTTCAAAGACACCCTTTTGTTTTTTATGCAAAACAAAGCGCTTTTTTTAACGCTAAAGGTTTAAAAAATCGTACATAGTGTTGTGGCTGATTGCGAAATAAACTATTTTCGCCGAAACGTTTTCTTTAAAACCCTATTCCATTAACCTAAACATCATAACAAAGGTATGGCAACCAACACGAAAACCGCCAAAAAGACCAGTGCAGGCTTTCCGGTAGCACTTGTAATCCCAGTGATCTTTATCATAACCTGGTTGATTTACTTGTTCGTACTCGGAGACGGAAGTAACTTCCAAGGTGGCAACAATGCAAACGAACCATTACCGGGGAATTATCTGGGCGTGGTGTATAAAGGGGGCTTTATTGTACCCTTCCTGATGGGATTCTTACTTATTGTAGTCGTCGCGATGCTCGAACGCTTCTTTACGCTGAATAAAGCCAAAGGAAAAGGTTCTATCGCTGCTTTTGTACGTAAAATCCAAGCCTATCTCCATGCAAATGACGTAGAAGGCGCCATTGCTGAATGCGATAAACAACGCGGCTCCGTAGCAAACGTCGTTCGCAATGGCTTGGTAAAATATGGCCAAATGCAAAACGATTCAAGT
This window contains:
- a CDS encoding CotH kinase family protein, whose product is MQFTSGGTMLKTGGRDLGGLYDESIIRTIELNFSESNWWALLTQNYASKTDLIGTMTVGGQTFQKVGVRFKGQTSYNTGTSQKKSFNITLDAQVEDQNWLGYKTLNLNNAFDDHSFMREVLYLKQIRKHIPAAQANYVKLMINGVDWGIYANVQQLDKAFIREWFRNDNGTRWRADAPTTGTGGPGGPGGGGWGDGTAAINYLGTDTTAYQKYYTLKSTKRSKPWEDLVQAAATLNNTTLTDRTTQYPVSLDVDRILWHLASEDLFSDDDSYIYKGKMDYYLYWDKETGRLLTHEYDGNSVMKSNTSSWSPFYNETKVNYPLMNKVLAVPAYRQRYLAHLRTLMKDAFDPVSIGAQIDTYFNLIKEPINADPKKRMTYTAFTNEIQVLKNFVNNRRTALLANAEVSRTGITLDGVTLTSDLGAGKAPAPLKPARITVRATGNAKGINLYFGNGLEGTFTQVAMVDDGLHNDGAAGDQVYGAEIPGYGAGSCVRYYFEGIANDGFQTATYLPEGAEHELYVYQVPIQAISATTVVINELMAQNTKTVADEVGEYEDWIELYNTTNSNIDLSGYFLTDKEDNIGKWTLPNGTIIPANGYLIVWADENGSQGALHANFKLSASGEAVILSDPAKQIVDQVTFGVQEADKSYARNPNGIGNFVIQNPTFKNDNTGTTATQTEPIARFQLATYPNPVRDQLHVKVQSVSNKPVALKLYNILGQMVWQGEAQDQILVNLSGFPTGLYILRSPSHQQKVMVVR
- a CDS encoding 1-deoxy-D-xylulose-5-phosphate reductoisomerase; amino-acid sequence: MLPNHTFYTSHESEPLRNLVVLGSTGSIGTQTLEIACLFPENIRIVALTAGKNADLLIRQAQQFKPKLVVIGDETQYAYVREALHGTPTRVATGAEGIEEAAIHPDANLVVAAMVGYAGLAPTIAAMKAGKDIALANKETLVVAGKLIAELARQTGTAVLPVDSEHSAIFQCLLGEPEKAVETLILTASGGPFRTRSASDFATITKAEALKHPNWDMGAKITIDSATMMNKGLEVIEARWLFDIEPEKIQVVVHPQSIIHSMVLFCDGSTKAQLGVPDMKVPIQYALTYPRRWAAPHERLNWSQIRSLEFETPDFDKFPSLRLAFESLDRGGVAPAVLNAANEVAVGLFLQETIRFADIPALVEKALGRIQHEGGIDLDVLRSVDSETRRFVGELV
- the rseP gene encoding RIP metalloprotease RseP; the protein is MQDILSSLGSVGNVLTYVFWVILALFILVLVHEMGHFLSAKAFGMRVERFSIGFPPKILGKQIGETEYVIGATPLGGYVKISGMIDESMDTGFVEGVPEPWEFRAKPVWQKMVVITAGVIFNMILAIIIFSTLKLTYGEPYIPIEQIAQFSVEEGSLAYDMGLRTGDRIVAVNGKQVKRHTDILNIGVLMADNPSITVNRNGNKITLNAPPAMVSKLSKAQGNFGITPYFHSRIGEVVPDMPAEKAGLKANDKIVGINGNPIRFWEEMTDALKNSQGKPLDVKWVRSAKNGVNDTLSATIVPKKEGESYLLGVGRSATAIEYFSLGGAIAAGTRETWTNATGTLLMFKKLIMGQENVRDALGGPVMIARETKRAADQGAYSFWRIVALLSVTLAVVNILPIPALDGGHLVFLIYEAIARKEPSPRFRMIAQQVGMVLLLALMVFLVFNDVLRIL
- a CDS encoding isoprenyl transferase, translated to METEVIRLSKTEQTIEDRNRQHSLKKQGEIPEHIAIIMDGNGRWAKKQGWKRVFGHREGIHSVRDITEASAQLGVKFLTLYTFSAENWNRPQEEVRALMELLVTTIRKEVPVLDENNIRVNTIGDREALPPLARREMDEAMQITAKNTGMTLTLALSYSGRQEIVEAARNIAKKVSNGMLSAEAITTDILAQHLYTATIPDPSLMIRTGGEMRVSNFLLWQIAYTEFYITDTYWPDFRRAELYQAVAEYQQRDRRFGGVKT
- the bamA gene encoding outer membrane protein assembly factor BamA — encoded protein: MFRILSSLILTFCLLINLVHAQTTQPEPKYRILGITVEGASDENTRRVVSQSSGLAVGQEVTIPGDEKFSDAVRRLYRLGSFSDISVVAERIIDQGAYLVIRVKDEPLLGEYAITGVRKSQNDELRKKIDLLRGRPVKPADVAVARQRILDHFQAKGNSLVKVEVETKMGDDGRKNLTFKVERGPTLEVKQIEIVGNESISSARIKRKMKDVKEDKWWRFFKKNTFNRDKFDEALTKVVGMYTERGFYAAHVVKDSVFVFRDEKGKPGMKVRYVLNEGPKYHIRKIDWNGNTVYTDDQLSVALGLQKGQPYNSKRLEQNLYMTKEGSDVSSLYMNRGYMQFRVMPEVLQVPGDSLDLVFDLFEGDVFRFGQINIAGNSKTKDHVVRRELNTVPGSIFSRSDLIDSLNRLSQLKYFDQQKLYGADAIGQNIDPEKKTVDITYNLAEVSTDQLQFSGGWGGSTVGLILQLGVTFNNFSIQNTFNKKAWKPLPAGDGQQFAVSVQASGRSYQSGSISFTEPWFRGKPRPIGLSVSYNRYNLNALRYSSYYGLPIEQEETTDKREFSTISAQGSYGLRLAWPDPYFQTSSALAYRRYNVNFTGVTSYYGLPVGINQEVSFTQSLSRDTRFPAIFPREGSSAVLSVSVAPPISNFIQYHKWNFKSNYLIPITGGLSFSASADFSYVGSLNSKKPNFGLYQVGGGPMDSQYNYDFGTERVFLRGYPLSTITLFQSDGSRIGGSLLNKYTTELRLLAVRSQQFTLEPYVFFDAANVYDGFAAWSPSSLYRSLGVGGRIFLPILGMVEVSYGRNLDPFIDGTSMNKGSWRPQFTIGGSF
- a CDS encoding OmpH family outer membrane protein, producing the protein MKKSIFLIAFIALVWNTDSVLAQQKIAYIRSEFILGKLPEYASVQQKLDRLTQDWEGELRRKKQENDELFREYQARELLYTPENRNAKRQEIIEKERVLEDLRRRYFGPEGELFKQQEGLMKPIQERVLTAVEKVAQRDGYDYVFDKNGDFVFVFTKDQFDLSELVLKELGIDLRNINAQPRPNRD
- a CDS encoding OmpH family outer membrane protein, which produces MNHIKKAFFLLVVLLGVSQSPVAAQTPKIGYTEPGLILTQMPEYRLVLQKLDAEYQMSDAEIRLKAQEFQTKLDDYQRKAAFMSDSTKAQTERELTSLQEAVQQMQQDKTQLLRQKESEMLQPLFDKISEAINTVAKEKNLEYVFSTRVSESGPVLLYSKDESADITRAVMEKLGIKVEAATPAANKPASNGNRPAPSGNNKPKN
- a CDS encoding MotA/TolQ/ExbB proton channel family protein, which encodes MATNTKTAKKTSAGFPVALVIPVIFIITWLIYLFVLGDGSNFQGGNNANEPLPGNYLGVVYKGGFIVPFLMGFLLIVVVAMLERFFTLNKAKGKGSIAAFVRKIQAYLHANDVEGAIAECDKQRGSVANVVRNGLVKYGQMQNDSSLSMDQKVGAIASEIEESTSLELPILEKNLPILATLAPTATLLGLIGTVLGMIKAFAALANAGAPDAGALATGISEALINTALGISTSFFAIIAYSYFTNKIDQMTYGIDEASFSMQQTFTNMNR